The nucleotide sequence catcatcactaggatcagCTTTTGACATGAGAACATGCACTTCCTTCTGCAAATGAACATGAGGATTAATATACTGTATGGTTCAATATACTGGATTAGGAAGGTTTTGTAGAACAGCCATAAAGACTAGCTACATGGTTCAATAAAATGGATCATAATTACGTACCCAGTCCAAAGTCTTGTCATCGATTGTGATGCTCGACAATTGCGAAGCCGCTGAATTCCCACGGTTGTCCAGAATTGTTGGGTCTATACTCTCATGAGATAATAAAGCAGCAACAAGTCTAGGATCACATTGCTCGACTGCATAATGTAGAGCGGTTCTTCCAACCTTGTCTTGCATGTTAATAAGTTTCCGAAGTTGTCGTGTTTGCAAGATAAATTTGACAAACTCCAGATGGCCATTTTTTACAGCTATGTGAAGGCATGTCAAGGTATCACCACTTAATGACCTCtctccaattttttttttttggaaaaggggtggttccccggcctctgcatcagaaagatgcatacggtaTGAAAAATGACGTCGAGTATTAGACTATTAGTAATGATTATATAATAACATAATAGAAAACATGAACTACGCTAGCTCTGGTTTGCTGTACATACGTACTTTTGTAACCATAACTTGTATTCAACAGGTCTCACCTTTATTTCCATTTCTCGCTGCAGCATGAAGAGCATGGCGTTCATACTGTCCAACATCAGAAGAATCATCAACGTCTAGTAGCTTTTCAGAAACATCTACATAATTCCTCATCACGGCGATGAACATGGGTGACTCAGTGTACTTGGTCACAGCTCTCGACAGGGCAGACTCTTCTGCTATCAAATCCAGTGCAAGTTGCTTGTGGCCATTGCGAATAGCATGATGCAGTGCGTTAAATCCATACCTGTCTTGTTGCAAGATTGCTCGACTCAATCGTGGTCTTCTGCAGCATTGCTGCAGTAATTTAGAAGCCAAAGAGGCATGGCCAAGTGAAACAGCAATGACAAGCGGCGTCTCGTTCTCGCAGTTGACCTTTTCAAGGAGAGAACGCTCTAGTGCCAGCGCATACAAGCAGAACTCTTCGTGCCCATGAATGGTGGATATGTGGAGGCAGTTGTTCCCTTGCGGAGTTACTCCAAGAAGAATGCTTGGACTCTTTGTAGCCAACACCTCAATGTCCCAGAAAACACCAAAGGTGGCTGCTTTCAGGATCCGTTCGTCCATCGATGATTGTCCTCCAGTTGCATCAGTTGTCGGTGTATTGGCAGCCATCTATCTCTGCTTGAGCTAGGTTTACTGcacaaaagaagaaagaaaaggaacaAAAACATAAATATAATAAGGTGGTCTGCTATATGCTGGATAGTAGCGTGTATATTACTCCCTCGTTCCTTATtagttgtcgctgatttagtaaaTATATCAGCAAATATAATAAAGGTGGTTTGTGAACACGATAACTACGCATCAGACTTTATGCAGCAGATTAACACATGTACATTGACGAAGAGAAATTCCTCAAATTAGTGTACAATATACTGAATGTTTacaaattaattttatttttaaaaatCAAAAGGAAACAAATTTGTAAAATACGCAACTATTTCCCATGGAAAATCCAATTACACACTACTTCAACTTAGCAGTTTAAATATTTTGTATTTATATTAATAATCAACTTTTAGAAATTTGACCAAACGCTTTATAGGAACTAATCTATTGTACGGGTAGATGTGTAATAAGTTTGATTGGATTAATAAGTTTGATTGGATTCTCTTGGGGTGCTTGGGACAAAAGGTTGCAATTTTTAGTGAAACCCTATTATTACTTCAAAGAACAGTAATGAGAGTGATGCACATATTAAGAAAAGTTATCAATACTAATAGTTAACAAAATTGTTTTAGATTGTACGTTCAGTTGATAGTAGtatattttttcaaaagaaaatactATTTAGATGTTGCGCGCGTGTGTGTGGCCCAATATGTGATAATTTCGTAAAAAAAAATCAAGCTGGCCGATGAAGGAAACGATGGAGAGACGACGGTTGTGGCAAAGAAAAGATAGGAGGCATAATATATAATTAAGCTGAGGTGAAATAGTAGATACACACCTCGCACAATATCAATAGCAGAGAAGGTGCGTGCGTAGTCGCAAGATGAAGGTATGTGGCAGCCCGCTCGATGATGTTTTCCATGGAGATGCCAACAACTTTAAAAGGAATTGCAAGTCTACTGTCAACGCACAAGTCGTGACTGGAGCTAGAGTCCAGGTCCTAGTCTTTGCTGTGT is from Triticum aestivum cultivar Chinese Spring chromosome 3A, IWGSC CS RefSeq v2.1, whole genome shotgun sequence and encodes:
- the LOC123059675 gene encoding ankyrin repeat-containing protein NPR4: MAANTPTTDATGGQSSMDERILKAATFGVFWDIEVLATKSPSILLGVTPQGNNCLHISTIHGHEEFCLYALALERSLLEKVNCENETPLVIAVSLGHASLASKLLQQCCRRPRLSRAILQQDRYGFNALHHAIRNGHKQLALDLIAEESALSRAVTKYTESPMFIAVMRNYVDVSEKLLDVDDSSDVGQYERHALHAAARNGNKEAGEPPLFQKKKIGERSLSGDTLTCLHIAVKNGHLEFVKFILQTRQLRKLINMQDKVGRTALHYAVEQCDPRLVAALLSHESIDPTILDNRGNSAASQLSSITIDDKTLDWKEVHVLMSKADPSDDDISLYNLRKGATKQESIKSRRQRESMTQKYRSNTSLVAILLATITFTAAFTLPGGYSSDSGNAGLPTMSGKVTFIVFLIFDTLAMCSSFVVAFICLMGKWEDDKFTTCFIFVTKKLTWFAYLATVTAFSTGLYPVLAPRLQWLAILICSLVAFFFTLTIFIAKWPSMKLSFRLGQTLPSMKLSFRLGQTLPSMKLSFRYGAQISAMV